Proteins encoded within one genomic window of Haematobia irritans isolate KBUSLIRL chromosome 5, ASM5000362v1, whole genome shotgun sequence:
- the LOC142239880 gene encoding uncharacterized protein LOC142239880 yields MDNMDIDLLDTDLKNLLSSWNLAHLYSLLHENKINLEILKILQQHHIQRIFDGRPIGEHALFEHKLEQWKSSLNKNRNLSYYTQNYEDVDTVAQPMHLNKQQVFTVHDILNNTKSGSMIFKYYAEHRILHDEQRYLLINTIANFLQEKGIEYNVQQCAALEDEICTIFASEKKVNLCLNFVFYQM; encoded by the exons ATGGATAATATGGATATCGATTTATTGGACAccgatttgaaaaatttattgtccTCATGGAACCTTGCACACTTATATTCTTTATTGCATG aaaataaaattaatttggaaatcttaaaaattttacaacaacatCACATACAACGCATTTTTGATGGCCGTCCAATAGGGGAGCATGCTCTCTTTGAGCATAAATTAGAACAATGGAAATcatcattaaataaaaatagaaacctCTCTTATTATACTCAAAACTATGAAGACGTTGACACAGTTGCGCAGCCGATGCATTTAAATAAACAGCAAGTATTCACTGTACATGATATCCTTAACAATACAAAAAGTGGCAGCATGATTTTTAAATACTACGCTGAGCACAGAATTCTTCACGACGAGCAAAGATACCTTCTTATTAAtacaatagcaaattttttgcaaGAAAAAGGAATTGAATACAATGTTCAACAATGTGCCGCACTAGAAGATGAAATTTGCACAATTTTTGCCTCTGAAAAAAAGGTAAATCtttgtttgaattttgtattttatcagATGTAA
- the LOC142240498 gene encoding uncharacterized protein LOC142240498, whose protein sequence is MKRAQKIVLKSKENIRTDDNVGPLREIDADCTFAFQYLRSGSITAEELDIYWRQCSPMRFKQIMASKSTLEALKLWPEYTKPNGGRLIDIDFSLKFPLAKDIKITWTSLEIKLFAFLKTKLPNSTLLKKFDDEDTSSNQESKQFAIFWTLHQVFPPPQRVTSDENGSKIRKKFSILDSQESFAFIGSTKEEIAAKLNLAKLQNRCIQPKLLIVGELTNIKSIVLYFDGIEYPFLTILDAVDILFKIFYVFNLQYPEESDTFYNFIQDFFYDMPKKKKYAKVSVIKNEILTFDL, encoded by the exons atgaaacgtgcacaaaaaattgttttaaagtccAAGGAAAACATTAGGACGGATGATAATGTTGGCCCATTAA GAGAAATTGACGCTGACTGCACATTCGCTTTTCAATATTTACGATCTGGTTCCATAACTGCCGAAGAGCTCGATATTTATTGGAGGCAATGTTCCCCGATGCGATTTAAGCAAATTATGGCTTCAAAATCTACATTAGAAGCTCTTAAGCTTTGGCCGGAGTATACAAAACCAAACGGTGGCCGATTA attgatattgattttagtttaaaatttcctttggcaAAAGATATTAAAATTACATGGACATCtttggaaattaaattgttCGCATTTTTAAAAACCAAATTGCCGAACTCGACTTTACTTAAGAAATTCGATGACGAGGATACATCTTCAAATCAag AATCTAAACAATTTGCAATATTCTGGACCTTGCATCAAGTGTTCCCTCCTCCACAAAGGGTAACCTCTGATGAAAATGGGTCCAAAATAAGGAAGAAATTTAGTATTTTGGACTCGCAAGAATCTTTTGCATTTATAGGAAGTACAAAGGAAGAAATAGCAGCAAAATTAAACTTAGCAAAGCTCCAAAATCGGTGTATACAACCAAAGTTGCTAATTGTCGGCGAACTAACTAATATCAAGTCCATTGTTctatatttcgatggaattgaATATCCGTTTTTAACAATTCTTGATGCTgtagatattttatttaaaatattttatgtctttaatttACAATATCCCGAAGAATCAGATACTTTTTATAACTTCATTCAAGACTTTTTTTATGACATgcctaaaaagaaaaaatacgcCAAAGTTTCcgttataaaaaatgaaattttaacatttgACTTATAA